The nucleotide sequence CTTCGTCGACGCTGCGAACTTCCAGAACCGCTACGCCAACACCGTGCGCGACGTGCTCAAAGACGTGCCCGGCGTGTTCGTGCAGGAGCGCTACGGCCAGGAGATGCGCCTCTCGATCCGTGGCTCCGGCATCGCCCGCGGCTTCCATGTCCGCGGCATCGAGCTGCTGCAGGACGGCATCCCGCTCAACCTCGCCGACGGGAGCGGCGACTTCTACCAGATCGACCCGCTCTCCTTACGCTCGGTCGAGGTCTACAAGGGCGGCAATGCGCTCACCTTCGGCGCGACCACGCTCGGCGGCGCGGTCAACTTCGTGACGCCGACCGCCTACACGGCCCTGGCGCCGAACATCGCCCGCATCGACGGCGGCAGCTTCAACACGATCCGCGAGCACTTCCAGGTCTCGCGGATCTCAGGCCCCGCCGATGTCCTGATCTCCGGCACGGCGACCAATTCCGATGGATTCCGCGATCACGAGACGCAGCGCACCCGCAACGTGAACGCCAATATCGGCTACCGGCTCGCGCCGGGGGTCGAAACCCGGTTCTACCTCGGCTTCTACGACACCGACCAGAAGCTGCCCGGCTCGCTCTCGCTGTTCAACGCCCTGAACAATCCCCTTCTCGCCAACCCGGTGGCTATCACCGGCAACCAATCGCGAAAGGTGACGACGGAGCGCATCGCCAATCGCACCTCATTCGAACTCGAAATCGGGCGCCTCGACATCGATTCCTGGGCGATTCACAAGAACCTTAACCACCCGATCTTCCAGGTGATCGACCAAGACGGCTGGACCTACGGCGTCGCGCCGCGCTGGGCCGGCACGTTCGATCTCGGCGGCTTCCGCAACGACCTGATCCTCGGCCTGCGGGCGTTTGCCGGCATCAACGAGGCCCGGCAATTCGTGAACGTGGCGGGCCTGCGCGGGGCCCAGACGCTCAACGCGCGCCAGAGCGCCTCGAACATCGAGGCCTATGCCGAGAACCGGTTCTGGTTCCGGCCCGACATGGCGCTGATGACCGGCGCCAAGCTGTTCTCCTCAAACCGCACCTTCAGCGACAGGGGCGGCTTGGCCGCCAACCCCGCCGCGCGCTTTGCCAACATCACCTACGAGGGCATCAACCCGAAGATCGGACTGCTGTGGCAGCCGCTGCCGGACATCCAGGTGTTTGCCGACATCACCCGCTCGCGCGACGTGCCGGACTTCTCCGACCTCGTGCAGACCAACCTGCTGCGCACCACCTTCGTGCCGCTGGAGGCCCAGCGCGCCTGGACCTACGAGGTCGGCTCGCGCGGCCGGATCGACCGGCTGGCCTGGGACGTGACGCTCTACCGGGCGGAGGTGCGCGACGCACTGATCAACTTCACGCCCAATCCCGGCCTGAACATCCCGGCGGCGACCTTCAACGCCCCGCGCACCCGCCATCAGGGCGTCGAGGCCGCCGTGACCCTCGACCTCGCTGCGGATCTGACCGGCATCGGCGACGGGCTCAGCCTGACCCAGATCTGGACCCACAACGACTTCCGCTTCGTCGGCGACCCGGTCTTCGGCAACAACCGCATCGCCGGCGTGCCGGTGAACGTGCTGCGCACGGTGCTCGGCTACCGGCATCCCAGCGGCTTCTACCTCTCACCCACCCTCGACTGGGTGCCCGAGGGCGCGTTTGCGGACCACGCCAACACTCTGAAGGTGCCGGGCTACGCCCTGCTCGGCCTCCAGACCGGCATCGACTTCACCAACGGCGTCTCGCTGTTCGTGGATGCCCGCAACCTGACGGACGAACGCTATGTCTCCGACATCTCGGTGGTGACCAACGCCGCGACCGTGGCGGGCGGACCGGTGGCGTTCTTTCCGGGCAACGGCCGCAGCGTGTTCGGAGGCGTGCGGGCCTCGTTCTGAGGGCCCGAATTTCCCCCGCCGCCGGCTGACGGCCGGCGGCGATTCGCGACTCGTCATCCGGCGCTCGGAGGCCCTCGCCCAAGCCTGAGGGTGCATCGAAACAACGATTCGGGGCCCGTGAGACGGACGGCGCCCTGCGGGCAGCGGGATTTGCGAAACGAGCGCGGACGGCTCGGACGCCCCTAATCACATTTCGCAAATCGGATGGATTGATTTCATCAAAGCCCTACAGCAGACTTACTGTATTCGGTCTTTGGAAAATTTGAGATTTCAGGCAGACATCCCATCAATGCGGGAGCATGGATCATGCCAAATTCACTGCGTATCCTCTGTGTGCACGGTCTTGGCGATCAGCGCCAAAGCAATTGGGACGCAGATTGGTCGAGCGCGATCAAGCGCGCTGTCGGGGCGAACGCCGGTGTTGAACTGGATTTCCGGTTCCTGACCTACGATCCCATCTTCGAGCAGACCGACATCAGCTTTGCGGAGACGCTCAATGCCTTCTGGAAGCTGGCGCGCAGCGGTCTCGGCGGCTTGTTTCGCCAGCCGCGCGGCCCTGTGAGCAATATCTCGGACCGTCTCCGCTGGACCGCCGGCTACGTCGTCGCCTGGGTGGAGGATGAACGGTTCCAGCAGGAAACCCGTACGCTCGTGCTCGATACGGTGCGCGACTACAAGCCCGACATTGTCCTCGCCCATAGCCTGGGCTCTCTCGTCACTTACAACGCCTTCTCACACGCGGATGCGGCGGAAAGCGAGGCGGCCAAGGCGCTCGCCAACACGCATTACGTGACGTTCGGATCGCAGATCGGCAATCCTTTTGTCCTGGGAAATCTGACATATGGACGCGTTCAACGTCTTGCCGTCCGGCACTGGCATCATCTCTACAATGAGCACGACGATGTCTTCACCGCGCCCCTGAGAGTTCAGGGCGTCGACAACTTCAATCAGCTTCTCACGCCGTTCGATCTTCCCGGCTTCGGCGATCATGATGCCGCCGGCTACCTCACGCATACCGTGACGCAAACCTCCTTCTGGACGCCGGTGGTCGATCTCGCGGCCCGTCGTCCCAGGGCGGTGGGGCTTGCGGCGACGGCGGAGGCCAGTCCTTGGAATCGGTCGCTTCCGGCCACGCCCCCCTCCACACGGCGCAAGGCGCTGCTGATCGGCATCGATGATTACCCCGATCCCAGCAATCGGCTGTCGGGATGCATGAACGATGTTTTCGCGATGAGCGCGACCCTGCAGGATTGCGGGTTCGAGCCGGAGCAGATTCGCGTCTGCCTGAACGAGCGCGCCACCGCAGACGGCATCCTCTCCCGGCTCGAATGGCTGGTCGACGGTGCGCAAGCCGGTGACCAGTTGGTGTTCTTTTACTCCGGGCACGGCGCGCGTGTGCCGGAATACGGCCAACAGGAAGAGCCGGACCGGCTCACCGAGACGCTCGTGCCGTATGACTTCGACTGGACGCCGGAGCGCGGTGTGTCCGACGAGCAGATCAACGGCTTCTACGCGCAACTCCCTTACGACACCCAGCTCCTGATGATCTTCGACTGCTGTCATTCCGGCAGCATGCATCGCGATGGCGCTGGTCGCGCGCGCGGGATCACGCCCCCGGACGACATCCGGCACCGCCAGCTCCGATGGAATCGCGAGGAGGAGATGTGGGTCGAGCGTGACTTCACCCCACTCAACAAGGCTTTTGCGAGCCAAGCGGCGAAACGGCAGGCCTTTTTCGGCACCAACCTCGCCACGGTCCGCCTGGGACGCGCCGCCCTGCTCCGCGTCAGCGACCAGAAGAGTTACGATAAGGCCAAAAAGGCGAGCGGAGCACCGACAGGCCCATTCCTCCCTGTCATCATCGAAGCCTGTGGAGAGGAGCAGTATTCCTACGAGTACCGTCACGGCGCGACCAGCTACGGCGCCTTCACCTTCTGTCTCACGTCCATTCTGCGCAAAGAGAAGAACATTACCTTCTGGGACCTCGTGCAGCGTGCGACGGAGCGGCTGGAACGGCTCGGCTATAACCAGAAGCCGCAAATTCTGGGGCCGGCTATCGATCTCGATGCGAAGGTGCCGTTCGAGACAGGGCGAGGCGGCAAGGCGCCCGCCGGCAACCTGCCCGGCTCGGCGACGCCGCGGACCTCCGGGTGATGACCCGGGCACTCCGCAAAGGGCCGCCATGGGTAGACGAGCCCGGCCCTCGGGTAAGGGCAGCCGGCAAGCGACGGCCGATCGCGGGGAGCGTGAGAGAATCTTCCGAGCCGCGAAGGAGCGACCTCAATACTGAACCGTCGCACGAAGCCCCAGCACGGCGGCGTTGCGCACACGGCGCCCTTCCGGGTCGCGCGGATTGGCGATGCCGCCGCCGGGATGCAGGATCAGTTGCACGTCGGGCTGCACGGTGAAGCCCGGCACCACCACGGCCTGATAGGTCGCCTCGATCACCGTCTCGGCCCGCCGCCGCGGCATCGCCGTGCCGGTCAGGATGATGGTGTCGATGTCGGACCG is from Methylorubrum sp. B1-46 and encodes:
- a CDS encoding TonB-dependent receptor, which produces MPSRQRAVPRAALSSRLLASTLLAAGFTLAAPAFAESLDSPESATPSSTTLAEISVSGTGRASAPGETAGSLTVPSVAAQRAAVNATVGSVAFVDAANFQNRYANTVRDVLKDVPGVFVQERYGQEMRLSIRGSGIARGFHVRGIELLQDGIPLNLADGSGDFYQIDPLSLRSVEVYKGGNALTFGATTLGGAVNFVTPTAYTALAPNIARIDGGSFNTIREHFQVSRISGPADVLISGTATNSDGFRDHETQRTRNVNANIGYRLAPGVETRFYLGFYDTDQKLPGSLSLFNALNNPLLANPVAITGNQSRKVTTERIANRTSFELEIGRLDIDSWAIHKNLNHPIFQVIDQDGWTYGVAPRWAGTFDLGGFRNDLILGLRAFAGINEARQFVNVAGLRGAQTLNARQSASNIEAYAENRFWFRPDMALMTGAKLFSSNRTFSDRGGLAANPAARFANITYEGINPKIGLLWQPLPDIQVFADITRSRDVPDFSDLVQTNLLRTTFVPLEAQRAWTYEVGSRGRIDRLAWDVTLYRAEVRDALINFTPNPGLNIPAATFNAPRTRHQGVEAAVTLDLAADLTGIGDGLSLTQIWTHNDFRFVGDPVFGNNRIAGVPVNVLRTVLGYRHPSGFYLSPTLDWVPEGAFADHANTLKVPGYALLGLQTGIDFTNGVSLFVDARNLTDERYVSDISVVTNAATVAGGPVAFFPGNGRSVFGGVRASF
- a CDS encoding caspase family protein — translated: MPNSLRILCVHGLGDQRQSNWDADWSSAIKRAVGANAGVELDFRFLTYDPIFEQTDISFAETLNAFWKLARSGLGGLFRQPRGPVSNISDRLRWTAGYVVAWVEDERFQQETRTLVLDTVRDYKPDIVLAHSLGSLVTYNAFSHADAAESEAAKALANTHYVTFGSQIGNPFVLGNLTYGRVQRLAVRHWHHLYNEHDDVFTAPLRVQGVDNFNQLLTPFDLPGFGDHDAAGYLTHTVTQTSFWTPVVDLAARRPRAVGLAATAEASPWNRSLPATPPSTRRKALLIGIDDYPDPSNRLSGCMNDVFAMSATLQDCGFEPEQIRVCLNERATADGILSRLEWLVDGAQAGDQLVFFYSGHGARVPEYGQQEEPDRLTETLVPYDFDWTPERGVSDEQINGFYAQLPYDTQLLMIFDCCHSGSMHRDGAGRARGITPPDDIRHRQLRWNREEEMWVERDFTPLNKAFASQAAKRQAFFGTNLATVRLGRAALLRVSDQKSYDKAKKASGAPTGPFLPVIIEACGEEQYSYEYRHGATSYGAFTFCLTSILRKEKNITFWDLVQRATERLERLGYNQKPQILGPAIDLDAKVPFETGRGGKAPAGNLPGSATPRTSG